The Erigeron canadensis isolate Cc75 chromosome 4, C_canadensis_v1, whole genome shotgun sequence genome window below encodes:
- the LOC122595971 gene encoding NAC domain-containing protein 75 isoform X3, with product MNISSSDLIDAKLEEHQLCGSKHCPGCGHRLEGKPDWVGLPAGVKFDPTDQELIEHLEAKVEAKNFKSHPLIDEFIPTIEGEDGICYTHPEKLPGVTRDGLSRHFFHRPSKAYTTGTRKRRKIQTECDLQGGETRWHKTGKTRPVMVNGKQKGCKKILVLYTNFGKNRKPEKTNWVMHQYHLGQHEEEREGELVVSKIFYQTQPRQCNWSERAISNNNIALTTSVIPIEGVNNNEMNRRESRSGSGSCSSSKEINITSTVTPAPNNMDELSAVSVSAVMSSYNPMDQMQHLKGGADHFSFVPFRKSFDEAGTTGGVGEASTGRNVGGITCDEHELQKQHHMHNQPQNPHHQHQHQMAYHVSRPSHPVSTLVSPSPPPHHHLHHNNSIMLDEDSFHVSRIMDNFQQQHHHKMGGGRSTSGLEELIMGCTPSSSTDIKEESSITNHPEADWLKYSNFWPDPDSQDHH from the exons atGAATATCAGCAGCTCTGATCTGATAGATGCAAAGCTTGAAGAACATCAACTATGTGGATCCAAACACTGTCCTGGTTGTGGTCATCGCCTTGAAGGAAAACCG GATTGGGTAGGTCTACCAGCCGGAGTGAAATTTGATCCAACTGATCAAGAATTGATTGAACATCTTGAAGCCAAAGTTGAGGCCAAGAACTTTAAATCTCATCCGCTCATCGATGAATTCATTCCTACAATTGAAGGTGAAGATGGGATTTGTTATACACATCCTGAAAAGCTTCCAG GAGTTACAAGAGACGGGTTGAGTAGACATTTCTTCCACCGACCATCTAAAGCTTACACCACAGgcacaagaaaaagaagaaagatccAAACCGAATGTGATCTACAAGGTGGTGAGACACGTTGGCACAAAACAGGCAAAACCAGACCGGTGATGGTTAATGGAAAGCAAAAAGGGTGCAAGAAAATCTTGGTACTCTACACTAACTTTGGTAAAAACCGAAAACCAGAAAAAACCAATTGGGTAATGCATCAATACCACCTTGGACAACATGAAGAGGAACGTGAAGGCGAGCTTGTGGTgtcaaaaatattttatcaaactcaaccaAGACAATGCAATTGGTCCGAACGTGCAATAAGTAACAACAATATTGCTTTGACGACGTCCGTAATTCCCATTGAGGGGGTGAATAATAATGAAATGAATAGAAGAGAGAGCAGGAGCGGAAGTGGAAGTTGTTCTTCATCGAAAGAAATAAACATAACTTCCACGGTCACTCCTGCTCCCAACAACATGGACGAACTCTCTGCAGTCAGCGTCAGTGCGGTCATGTCAAGTTACAATCCCATGGATCAAATGCAACATTTAAAAGGAGGTGCTGATCATTTTAGCTTCGTCCCATTTCGAAAGAGCTTTGACGAG GCGGGTACAACCGGAGGAGTAGGGGAGGCGTCAACGGGAAGGAATGTAGGAGGTATCACGTGCGATGAGCATGAGCTACAAAAGCAGCATCACATGCACAACCAACCACAAAATCCACATCATCAGCACCAGCACCAAATGGCATACCACGTCAGCAGGCCAAGTCATCCTGTATCAACTCTCGTATCACCATCTCCCCCGCCACATCATCACCTGCATCACAACAACTCCATTATGCTTGATGAAGACTCATTTCATGTCTCAAGAATCATGGACAATTTTCAg CAGCAACATCATCATAAGATGGGAGGAGGCAGATCAACATCAGGATTGGAGGAATTGATAATGGGGTGCActccttcatcatcaactgataTCAAAGAA GAATCATCCATCACAAACCACCCAGAGGCAGATTGGTTGAAGTACTCCAACTTCTGGCCTGATCCTGACAGTCAAGATCATCATTGA
- the LOC122595971 gene encoding NAC domain-containing protein 75 isoform X4: MNISSSDLIDAKLEEHQLCGSKHCPGCGHRLEGKPDWVGLPAGVKFDPTDQELIEHLEAKVEAKNFKSHPLIDEFIPTIEGEDGICYTHPEKLPGVTRDGLSRHFFHRPSKAYTTGTRKRRKIQTECDLQGGETRWHKTGKTRPVMVNGKQKGCKKILVLYTNFGKNRKPEKTNWVMHQYHLGQHEEEREGELVVSKIFYQTQPRQCNWSERAISNNNIALTTSVIPIEGVNNNEMNRRESRSGSGSCSSSKEINITSTVTPAPNNMDELSAVSVSAVMSSYNPMDQMQHLKGGADHFSFVPFRKSFDEGTSVYCAQAGTTGGVGEASTGRNVGGITCDEHELQKQHHMHNQPQNPHHQHQHQMAYHVSRPSHPVSTLVSPSPPPHHHLHHNNSIMLDEDSFHVSRIMDNFQESSITNHPEADWLKYSNFWPDPDSQDHH, translated from the exons atGAATATCAGCAGCTCTGATCTGATAGATGCAAAGCTTGAAGAACATCAACTATGTGGATCCAAACACTGTCCTGGTTGTGGTCATCGCCTTGAAGGAAAACCG GATTGGGTAGGTCTACCAGCCGGAGTGAAATTTGATCCAACTGATCAAGAATTGATTGAACATCTTGAAGCCAAAGTTGAGGCCAAGAACTTTAAATCTCATCCGCTCATCGATGAATTCATTCCTACAATTGAAGGTGAAGATGGGATTTGTTATACACATCCTGAAAAGCTTCCAG GAGTTACAAGAGACGGGTTGAGTAGACATTTCTTCCACCGACCATCTAAAGCTTACACCACAGgcacaagaaaaagaagaaagatccAAACCGAATGTGATCTACAAGGTGGTGAGACACGTTGGCACAAAACAGGCAAAACCAGACCGGTGATGGTTAATGGAAAGCAAAAAGGGTGCAAGAAAATCTTGGTACTCTACACTAACTTTGGTAAAAACCGAAAACCAGAAAAAACCAATTGGGTAATGCATCAATACCACCTTGGACAACATGAAGAGGAACGTGAAGGCGAGCTTGTGGTgtcaaaaatattttatcaaactcaaccaAGACAATGCAATTGGTCCGAACGTGCAATAAGTAACAACAATATTGCTTTGACGACGTCCGTAATTCCCATTGAGGGGGTGAATAATAATGAAATGAATAGAAGAGAGAGCAGGAGCGGAAGTGGAAGTTGTTCTTCATCGAAAGAAATAAACATAACTTCCACGGTCACTCCTGCTCCCAACAACATGGACGAACTCTCTGCAGTCAGCGTCAGTGCGGTCATGTCAAGTTACAATCCCATGGATCAAATGCAACATTTAAAAGGAGGTGCTGATCATTTTAGCTTCGTCCCATTTCGAAAGAGCTTTGACGAG GGTACAAGTGTATACTGCGCGCAGGCGGGTACAACCGGAGGAGTAGGGGAGGCGTCAACGGGAAGGAATGTAGGAGGTATCACGTGCGATGAGCATGAGCTACAAAAGCAGCATCACATGCACAACCAACCACAAAATCCACATCATCAGCACCAGCACCAAATGGCATACCACGTCAGCAGGCCAAGTCATCCTGTATCAACTCTCGTATCACCATCTCCCCCGCCACATCATCACCTGCATCACAACAACTCCATTATGCTTGATGAAGACTCATTTCATGTCTCAAGAATCATGGACAATTTTCAg GAATCATCCATCACAAACCACCCAGAGGCAGATTGGTTGAAGTACTCCAACTTCTGGCCTGATCCTGACAGTCAAGATCATCATTGA
- the LOC122595971 gene encoding NAC domain-containing protein 75 isoform X2, which produces MNISSSDLIDAKLEEHQLCGSKHCPGCGHRLEGKPDWVGLPAGVKFDPTDQELIEHLEAKVEAKNFKSHPLIDEFIPTIEGEDGICYTHPEKLPGVTRDGLSRHFFHRPSKAYTTGTRKRRKIQTECDLQGGETRWHKTGKTRPVMVNGKQKGCKKILVLYTNFGKNRKPEKTNWVMHQYHLGQHEEEREGELVVSKIFYQTQPRQCNWSERAISNNNIALTTSVIPIEGVNNNEMNRRESRSGSGSCSSSKEINITSTVTPAPNNMDELSAVSVSAVMSSYNPMDQMQHLKGGADHFSFVPFRKSFDEGTSVYCAQAGTTGGVGEASTGRNVGGITCDEHELQKQHHMHNQPQNPHHQHQHQMAYHVSRPSHPVSTLVSPSPPPHHHLHHNNSIMLDEDSFHVSRIMDNFQQHHHKMGGGRSTSGLEELIMGCTPSSSTDIKEESSITNHPEADWLKYSNFWPDPDSQDHH; this is translated from the exons atGAATATCAGCAGCTCTGATCTGATAGATGCAAAGCTTGAAGAACATCAACTATGTGGATCCAAACACTGTCCTGGTTGTGGTCATCGCCTTGAAGGAAAACCG GATTGGGTAGGTCTACCAGCCGGAGTGAAATTTGATCCAACTGATCAAGAATTGATTGAACATCTTGAAGCCAAAGTTGAGGCCAAGAACTTTAAATCTCATCCGCTCATCGATGAATTCATTCCTACAATTGAAGGTGAAGATGGGATTTGTTATACACATCCTGAAAAGCTTCCAG GAGTTACAAGAGACGGGTTGAGTAGACATTTCTTCCACCGACCATCTAAAGCTTACACCACAGgcacaagaaaaagaagaaagatccAAACCGAATGTGATCTACAAGGTGGTGAGACACGTTGGCACAAAACAGGCAAAACCAGACCGGTGATGGTTAATGGAAAGCAAAAAGGGTGCAAGAAAATCTTGGTACTCTACACTAACTTTGGTAAAAACCGAAAACCAGAAAAAACCAATTGGGTAATGCATCAATACCACCTTGGACAACATGAAGAGGAACGTGAAGGCGAGCTTGTGGTgtcaaaaatattttatcaaactcaaccaAGACAATGCAATTGGTCCGAACGTGCAATAAGTAACAACAATATTGCTTTGACGACGTCCGTAATTCCCATTGAGGGGGTGAATAATAATGAAATGAATAGAAGAGAGAGCAGGAGCGGAAGTGGAAGTTGTTCTTCATCGAAAGAAATAAACATAACTTCCACGGTCACTCCTGCTCCCAACAACATGGACGAACTCTCTGCAGTCAGCGTCAGTGCGGTCATGTCAAGTTACAATCCCATGGATCAAATGCAACATTTAAAAGGAGGTGCTGATCATTTTAGCTTCGTCCCATTTCGAAAGAGCTTTGACGAG GGTACAAGTGTATACTGCGCGCAGGCGGGTACAACCGGAGGAGTAGGGGAGGCGTCAACGGGAAGGAATGTAGGAGGTATCACGTGCGATGAGCATGAGCTACAAAAGCAGCATCACATGCACAACCAACCACAAAATCCACATCATCAGCACCAGCACCAAATGGCATACCACGTCAGCAGGCCAAGTCATCCTGTATCAACTCTCGTATCACCATCTCCCCCGCCACATCATCACCTGCATCACAACAACTCCATTATGCTTGATGAAGACTCATTTCATGTCTCAAGAATCATGGACAATTTTCAg CAACATCATCATAAGATGGGAGGAGGCAGATCAACATCAGGATTGGAGGAATTGATAATGGGGTGCActccttcatcatcaactgataTCAAAGAA GAATCATCCATCACAAACCACCCAGAGGCAGATTGGTTGAAGTACTCCAACTTCTGGCCTGATCCTGACAGTCAAGATCATCATTGA
- the LOC122595971 gene encoding NAC domain-containing protein 75 isoform X1, which translates to MNISSSDLIDAKLEEHQLCGSKHCPGCGHRLEGKPDWVGLPAGVKFDPTDQELIEHLEAKVEAKNFKSHPLIDEFIPTIEGEDGICYTHPEKLPGVTRDGLSRHFFHRPSKAYTTGTRKRRKIQTECDLQGGETRWHKTGKTRPVMVNGKQKGCKKILVLYTNFGKNRKPEKTNWVMHQYHLGQHEEEREGELVVSKIFYQTQPRQCNWSERAISNNNIALTTSVIPIEGVNNNEMNRRESRSGSGSCSSSKEINITSTVTPAPNNMDELSAVSVSAVMSSYNPMDQMQHLKGGADHFSFVPFRKSFDEGTSVYCAQAGTTGGVGEASTGRNVGGITCDEHELQKQHHMHNQPQNPHHQHQHQMAYHVSRPSHPVSTLVSPSPPPHHHLHHNNSIMLDEDSFHVSRIMDNFQQQHHHKMGGGRSTSGLEELIMGCTPSSSTDIKEESSITNHPEADWLKYSNFWPDPDSQDHH; encoded by the exons atGAATATCAGCAGCTCTGATCTGATAGATGCAAAGCTTGAAGAACATCAACTATGTGGATCCAAACACTGTCCTGGTTGTGGTCATCGCCTTGAAGGAAAACCG GATTGGGTAGGTCTACCAGCCGGAGTGAAATTTGATCCAACTGATCAAGAATTGATTGAACATCTTGAAGCCAAAGTTGAGGCCAAGAACTTTAAATCTCATCCGCTCATCGATGAATTCATTCCTACAATTGAAGGTGAAGATGGGATTTGTTATACACATCCTGAAAAGCTTCCAG GAGTTACAAGAGACGGGTTGAGTAGACATTTCTTCCACCGACCATCTAAAGCTTACACCACAGgcacaagaaaaagaagaaagatccAAACCGAATGTGATCTACAAGGTGGTGAGACACGTTGGCACAAAACAGGCAAAACCAGACCGGTGATGGTTAATGGAAAGCAAAAAGGGTGCAAGAAAATCTTGGTACTCTACACTAACTTTGGTAAAAACCGAAAACCAGAAAAAACCAATTGGGTAATGCATCAATACCACCTTGGACAACATGAAGAGGAACGTGAAGGCGAGCTTGTGGTgtcaaaaatattttatcaaactcaaccaAGACAATGCAATTGGTCCGAACGTGCAATAAGTAACAACAATATTGCTTTGACGACGTCCGTAATTCCCATTGAGGGGGTGAATAATAATGAAATGAATAGAAGAGAGAGCAGGAGCGGAAGTGGAAGTTGTTCTTCATCGAAAGAAATAAACATAACTTCCACGGTCACTCCTGCTCCCAACAACATGGACGAACTCTCTGCAGTCAGCGTCAGTGCGGTCATGTCAAGTTACAATCCCATGGATCAAATGCAACATTTAAAAGGAGGTGCTGATCATTTTAGCTTCGTCCCATTTCGAAAGAGCTTTGACGAG GGTACAAGTGTATACTGCGCGCAGGCGGGTACAACCGGAGGAGTAGGGGAGGCGTCAACGGGAAGGAATGTAGGAGGTATCACGTGCGATGAGCATGAGCTACAAAAGCAGCATCACATGCACAACCAACCACAAAATCCACATCATCAGCACCAGCACCAAATGGCATACCACGTCAGCAGGCCAAGTCATCCTGTATCAACTCTCGTATCACCATCTCCCCCGCCACATCATCACCTGCATCACAACAACTCCATTATGCTTGATGAAGACTCATTTCATGTCTCAAGAATCATGGACAATTTTCAg CAGCAACATCATCATAAGATGGGAGGAGGCAGATCAACATCAGGATTGGAGGAATTGATAATGGGGTGCActccttcatcatcaactgataTCAAAGAA GAATCATCCATCACAAACCACCCAGAGGCAGATTGGTTGAAGTACTCCAACTTCTGGCCTGATCCTGACAGTCAAGATCATCATTGA